One Sphingomonas sp. SUN039 genomic window carries:
- a CDS encoding tyrosine-type recombinase/integrase, producing MNVPDDGAAIAAFLSALAAEAGAARNTLMAYRSDLELASDALSGRLGRAQPTDLNRLADGWATLARSTVARKSAALRRFFGFLLDEGLRADDPSSALPRPGGMQRRLPRVLDHIDIDRLFSVLAARLAASKDASADLRLLALVELLYGSGLRATELVSLEVRAISPDRPYAILKGKGGRERLVPVSDRARAAVTAWKAVRGDAPGYLFPSGAKHLSRVRLFQLLRTLAAEAGIPPDRISPHVLRHAFATHLLEGGADLRALQTMLGHADIATTEIYTHVETARLVELVTTRHPLADKGRET from the coding sequence TTGAACGTCCCCGACGACGGCGCTGCGATTGCGGCCTTTCTGTCGGCGCTGGCCGCCGAGGCCGGGGCCGCGCGCAACACCTTGATGGCGTACCGGTCGGACCTCGAACTGGCGTCCGACGCGCTGTCGGGACGGCTGGGGCGCGCGCAGCCGACCGACCTCAACCGGCTTGCCGATGGCTGGGCGACGCTGGCGCGGTCCACCGTTGCCCGCAAATCAGCCGCACTGCGACGCTTTTTCGGGTTTTTGCTCGACGAAGGATTGCGCGCCGACGATCCGTCGAGTGCCTTGCCGCGCCCCGGGGGAATGCAGCGACGTCTGCCACGCGTCCTCGACCACATCGATATCGACCGGCTGTTCTCCGTGCTCGCCGCGCGTCTGGCCGCCAGCAAAGATGCCTCCGCCGATCTCCGCCTGCTAGCGTTGGTGGAATTGCTCTACGGCTCGGGTCTGCGCGCGACCGAACTGGTCTCGCTGGAGGTCCGCGCAATCTCGCCCGACCGGCCTTACGCGATTCTCAAAGGGAAGGGCGGACGCGAACGCCTTGTGCCTGTCTCCGACCGCGCCCGCGCTGCCGTGACGGCTTGGAAAGCAGTGCGCGGCGATGCGCCCGGTTATCTTTTCCCGTCCGGTGCCAAGCACTTGAGCCGCGTTCGCCTGTTCCAGCTGCTTCGGACGCTGGCGGCCGAGGCGGGCATCCCGCCCGACCGGATCAGCCCGCACGTGCTGCGCCATGCTTTTGCCACCCACCTTCTCGAGGGGGGCGCAGACTTGCGCGCGCTTCAGACTATGCTCGGCCACGCCGATATCGCGACCACAGAAATTTACACCCATGTCGAAACGGCGCGGCTTGTCGAGTTGGTCACGACGCGGCATCCTTTGGCCGACAAAGGGAGAGAGACATGA
- a CDS encoding M48 family metalloprotease: MTMRTWGIAAAIAVAALPAQPLLAQSASSISAQDKAQGAEAHPQLLREYGGAYVGPQADYVRRVGQKIAVQSGLSNAQSDFTVSLLNSPVDNAFAIPGGYVYVTRNLLALMNDEAELASVMGHEVGHVAARHSRARNNTSTAVGIGTSLLGALLGNSALGQLATRGVGTVAQLGVLSYSRGQETQADSLGVQYLVKAGYDPLAASSMLGDLAAQNTLDARIGGKSGGTPTIFSTHPDPLGRVARTRQEATATGFTKGVRNRDAFLAAIDGMIYGDDPAQGIVDGQTFRHPGLKLAFTAPTGFAMANGTDAVTMTGQGGQASFSGGAYTGDLDTYIRSVFKALAPNSNLDAAAARRFQVGGMDAASATVGATTQSGPVDVTVVAYAAEAKAAYHFVLITAQGSGIGPFQSLVNSVRRLSASESAAIKPRRIKVVTVGRTDTVATLAARMAYPAMQAERFRVLNGLAADAVVRPGQKVKLVVIG; this comes from the coding sequence ATGACCATGCGAACCTGGGGCATTGCCGCCGCGATCGCCGTTGCTGCACTGCCGGCGCAGCCCTTGCTCGCACAGAGCGCGTCGTCGATTTCGGCGCAGGACAAGGCGCAAGGCGCAGAAGCGCATCCGCAGCTGCTGCGCGAATACGGCGGTGCCTATGTGGGACCGCAAGCCGATTACGTGCGGCGCGTCGGGCAGAAAATTGCCGTCCAGTCGGGTCTGTCGAACGCGCAGAGCGACTTCACCGTGTCTCTGCTCAACTCGCCGGTCGACAACGCTTTCGCGATCCCCGGCGGCTATGTCTACGTCACCCGCAACCTGCTTGCGCTGATGAACGACGAGGCCGAACTGGCCTCGGTCATGGGCCATGAAGTCGGTCACGTTGCGGCGCGCCATTCGCGCGCCCGCAACAATACCTCGACCGCTGTCGGCATCGGCACGTCGCTGCTGGGCGCATTGCTCGGCAATTCTGCGCTGGGACAGCTTGCAACGCGCGGTGTCGGGACCGTGGCTCAACTCGGCGTACTCAGCTATTCGCGCGGGCAGGAAACCCAAGCCGACAGCCTCGGCGTGCAGTATCTCGTCAAGGCGGGGTATGATCCCCTTGCTGCCTCGTCGATGCTCGGCGATCTGGCGGCACAGAACACGCTCGATGCCCGGATCGGTGGCAAAAGCGGCGGGACGCCAACGATTTTCAGTACCCACCCCGATCCCTTGGGGCGCGTCGCCCGCACCCGGCAGGAAGCGACCGCGACCGGTTTTACCAAGGGAGTCCGCAACCGCGACGCATTTCTCGCGGCGATCGACGGCATGATCTATGGCGACGACCCCGCGCAGGGTATCGTCGACGGGCAGACCTTCCGTCATCCCGGCCTGAAACTCGCCTTCACGGCACCGACGGGCTTTGCCATGGCGAACGGGACCGATGCTGTCACGATGACCGGGCAAGGCGGGCAGGCCAGCTTTTCGGGTGGTGCCTATACCGGCGACCTCGATACCTATATCCGCAGTGTTTTCAAGGCACTGGCTCCGAACAGCAATCTCGATGCAGCTGCGGCGCGGCGGTTTCAGGTGGGCGGTATGGATGCCGCGAGCGCAACCGTCGGCGCGACCACCCAGTCAGGACCGGTCGATGTGACGGTCGTCGCCTACGCCGCTGAAGCCAAAGCGGCTTATCATTTCGTGCTGATCACCGCGCAGGGGTCGGGGATCGGGCCGTTCCAGTCGCTGGTGAATTCGGTTCGCCGCCTGTCCGCGAGCGAATCCGCAGCGATCAAGCCGCGACGGATCAAGGTAGTGACGGTCGGGCGCACCGATACGGTGGCGACCCTCGCGGCGCGCATGGCCTATCCGGCGATGCAGGCGGAGCGGTTTCGCGTCCTCAACGGACTTGCGGCAGATGCGGTCGTCCGGCCGGGGCAAAAGGTCAAACTGGTCGTCATCGGATGA
- a CDS encoding Flp family type IVb pilin, whose translation MVNFLHALRMVATHNRGATAIEYGLIAALIAVAAVGAMSGMGTQLKKTFNNSSTTMSKG comes from the coding sequence ATGGTTAACTTCCTTCACGCCCTTCGCATGGTCGCCACGCACAACCGTGGAGCGACCGCCATCGAATATGGCCTGATTGCCGCCCTGATCGCCGTTGCCGCCGTCGGCGCAATGTCGGGCATGGGGACGCAGTTGAAAAAGACGTTCAACAACTCCTCGACAACGATGTCGAAGGGCTGA
- a CDS encoding Flp family type IVb pilin → MKMIRKMFADKKGATAIEYGLIAALIAVAAVGAMSGLGSQISKTFNNSSTTMSKG, encoded by the coding sequence ATGAAAATGATTCGCAAAATGTTCGCCGACAAGAAGGGTGCCACCGCCATCGAGTACGGCCTGATCGCCGCTCTGATCGCCGTCGCTGCCGTTGGCGCGATGTCGGGCCTCGGTTCGCAGATCAGCAAGACCTTCAACAACTCGTCGACCACGATGTCGAAGGGCTGA
- a CDS encoding Flp family type IVb pilin, whose amino-acid sequence MGRRLDRGLSMRSGLSKLLRDKRGATAIEYGLIAALVVLGAFLGIKNFATTSVNMWNNVSNTVAKS is encoded by the coding sequence ATGGGACGACGGCTCGACCGGGGACTGTCGATGAGATCGGGACTAAGCAAATTGTTGCGCGACAAGCGCGGTGCCACTGCCATCGAGTACGGCCTGATCGCCGCGCTCGTGGTGTTGGGCGCGTTTCTTGGGATCAAGAACTTCGCCACCACATCCGTGAATATGTGGAACAATGTGTCGAACACCGTCGCCAAGAGCTGA
- a CDS encoding (deoxy)nucleoside triphosphate pyrophosphohydrolase encodes MGQVSTLWVVAAALVDGDGRVLVQQRPAGKSMAGLWEFPGGKVESGETPEAALVRELREELGIEVDPDDLVAGPFASEPLGDRHLVMLLYTCHRWQGEAEAREAAAIGWHFPADLHILPMPPADGPLVAFLENRLSI; translated from the coding sequence ATGGGGCAAGTCTCGACATTGTGGGTAGTGGCGGCGGCGCTCGTCGATGGCGACGGCCGCGTGCTCGTTCAGCAGCGCCCGGCGGGCAAGTCGATGGCCGGGCTGTGGGAATTTCCCGGCGGCAAAGTCGAATCCGGCGAAACGCCGGAAGCGGCGCTCGTTCGCGAACTCCGTGAGGAATTGGGGATCGAGGTCGATCCGGACGATCTCGTGGCGGGCCCGTTCGCGAGCGAACCGCTCGGCGACCGGCACCTGGTCATGCTGCTCTACACCTGCCACCGCTGGCAGGGCGAAGCCGAAGCGCGAGAGGCCGCGGCTATCGGCTGGCATTTTCCGGCCGATTTGCACATTCTGCCGATGCCGCCCGCCGACGGGCCGCTGGTCGCGTTTCTGGAAAATCGGTTGTCGATCTAG
- a CDS encoding class I SAM-dependent methyltransferase: MTSPPPVIFDRVARRLRRDRVACSEPSPLEAGIARELLERLDAVTRPFATALVINTGPRIVATALRERGIAVTETDHGVVYAAAASGNFCDEDRLDVASGLYDLVVMPSGLDTVDDVPGALIAARRALRDDGLFLACLIGSPSLPVLRDVASAVDAAQGRAVARLHPQIDVRAAGDLLVRAGFALPVADAETLRLSYPSFDRLVGDIRAAGLGNVLAERRGVSPGWLAAARAAFERSGGADGRAIETVTLLILTGWAAAAKT; this comes from the coding sequence ATGACGTCGCCGCCGCCCGTTATTTTCGACCGCGTCGCGCGCCGACTGCGCCGCGACCGGGTGGCGTGTAGCGAGCCGTCGCCGCTGGAGGCGGGAATCGCGCGGGAGTTGCTCGAACGACTGGATGCGGTCACCCGGCCCTTTGCGACTGCGTTGGTCATCAACACGGGCCCGCGTATCGTGGCGACGGCACTGCGCGAGCGCGGCATCGCGGTCACTGAGACCGACCATGGCGTCGTATATGCGGCGGCCGCATCGGGAAATTTTTGCGACGAGGACCGGCTGGACGTGGCATCAGGGCTTTACGACCTCGTCGTCATGCCGTCGGGGCTCGACACCGTCGACGATGTGCCCGGTGCGCTGATCGCGGCGCGGCGGGCGCTGCGCGACGACGGGCTGTTCCTTGCCTGTCTGATCGGGTCGCCAAGCCTGCCGGTGCTGCGCGATGTAGCGAGTGCTGTCGATGCGGCGCAGGGGCGCGCCGTGGCGCGGCTGCATCCGCAGATCGACGTGCGGGCGGCGGGCGATCTGCTCGTGCGTGCAGGATTTGCGCTGCCAGTGGCCGATGCGGAGACGCTGCGGCTGTCCTATCCGTCGTTCGACCGGCTGGTCGGCGATATCCGCGCAGCAGGATTGGGCAATGTGCTGGCCGAGCGTCGCGGAGTCTCGCCGGGATGGCTGGCGGCGGCACGCGCGGCATTCGAACGGTCTGGAGGTGCCGACGGACGGGCGATCGAAACGGTGACGTTGCTGATTCTGACAGGCTGGGCAGCGGCTGCCAAAACCTAG
- a CDS encoding ComF family protein: MQMAWPIKQIVDFALPPRCGGCGTIVEADHRFCTPCWTSLDFLTGDGCALCNLPMAAVSGTICGPCLAAPPRHDGVRAAVAYGPVARDIALRLKYGRRTGLARTMASVMEHHADAPGIVVPVPLHRWRIWSRGFNQAAAVAHAIAEARALDLHTGLLVRKRATPSLRGLSGRKRADAVRGAFRTTARIEGGTVWLVDDVYTSGATANACAAALKRAGADRVFVLVWARVLRED, from the coding sequence ATGCAGATGGCATGGCCGATCAAGCAGATTGTCGATTTCGCGCTGCCCCCGCGCTGCGGCGGGTGCGGGACGATTGTCGAGGCCGATCATCGATTCTGTACGCCTTGCTGGACCTCGCTCGATTTCCTGACCGGCGACGGCTGTGCGCTGTGCAACCTGCCCATGGCAGCCGTTTCAGGAACGATCTGCGGCCCTTGCCTCGCCGCGCCGCCGCGTCATGACGGCGTGCGCGCAGCCGTCGCTTACGGACCGGTTGCCCGCGACATCGCGCTTCGGCTCAAATACGGGCGGCGCACGGGCCTCGCGCGCACCATGGCGTCGGTCATGGAGCATCACGCCGACGCGCCGGGGATCGTCGTGCCAGTGCCGTTGCACCGCTGGCGGATCTGGTCGCGCGGATTCAATCAGGCAGCGGCAGTCGCACACGCCATTGCCGAAGCCCGAGCGCTCGATCTGCACACCGGCCTGCTCGTCCGTAAACGCGCGACGCCGTCGCTGCGCGGCCTATCGGGACGCAAACGGGCCGATGCCGTGCGGGGAGCCTTTCGGACGACCGCGCGGATCGAGGGCGGTACTGTCTGGCTGGTGGATGACGTCTATACCAGCGGGGCAACGGCCAATGCCTGTGCCGCTGCGCTCAAACGTGCCGGGGCCGACCGTGTCTTCGTCCTCGTCTGGGCGCGTGTCCTGCGCGAGGATTGA
- the grxC gene encoding glutaredoxin 3, with amino-acid sequence MPRVEIYTKAFCPFCSRALSLLGGKGVAYEEYDITMGGPKRAEMVERSGGRLTVPQIFVGGTHIGGSDDLAAAEQSGELDRLLAMS; translated from the coding sequence ATGCCGCGCGTCGAAATCTATACCAAGGCGTTTTGCCCGTTCTGCTCGCGGGCGCTGTCGCTGCTCGGCGGCAAGGGGGTTGCTTACGAGGAGTACGACATCACAATGGGCGGTCCGAAGCGCGCCGAAATGGTCGAACGTTCCGGTGGACGCCTCACCGTGCCGCAGATATTTGTCGGCGGCACACATATCGGTGGGTCGGACGATCTCGCTGCCGCCGAGCAGAGCGGCGAACTCGACCGCTTGCTGGCGATGTCGTGA
- a CDS encoding carbon-nitrogen hydrolase family protein yields MKIALLQMTSGIDPDVNAATLETAIADAAGQGAAMLFTPEMSGLLDSNGARAATQVTDEVHDRVLARVRAAAAREGVWVHLGSLAVEGDEGDPRWANRAFVIDADGEIAARYDKVHLFDVDLPTGESWRESSRYVPGQDTALVNTPVGKLGLSICYDMRFPALFQALSGAGATILSVPAAFTVPTGQAHWHTLLRARAIENACWLVAAAQTGTHEDGRSTYGHSLVVDPWGKVVLDMETTAGLAVCEIDPAAVDDVRSRVPVIAHRRAIPVPA; encoded by the coding sequence GTGAAGATCGCGCTGCTCCAGATGACATCGGGGATCGATCCCGATGTCAATGCCGCGACCCTCGAAACGGCAATTGCCGATGCGGCGGGGCAAGGCGCAGCGATGCTGTTTACGCCCGAAATGTCGGGTCTGCTCGATTCGAACGGCGCGCGTGCGGCGACGCAGGTGACCGACGAGGTACATGACCGCGTGCTGGCCCGGGTCCGCGCAGCGGCTGCCCGTGAGGGTGTTTGGGTCCATCTCGGCTCGCTGGCAGTAGAGGGCGACGAGGGCGACCCGCGCTGGGCCAACCGCGCCTTCGTAATCGACGCGGATGGCGAAATCGCCGCGCGCTACGACAAGGTACATCTGTTCGATGTCGACCTACCGACGGGCGAGAGCTGGCGCGAATCGTCGCGATACGTGCCGGGGCAAGACACGGCCTTGGTCAATACCCCCGTCGGTAAGCTAGGCTTGTCGATCTGTTACGATATGCGCTTCCCCGCGCTGTTTCAGGCGTTGAGCGGAGCAGGAGCGACGATCCTGTCGGTCCCGGCGGCCTTTACTGTCCCGACTGGACAGGCGCACTGGCACACCTTGTTGCGTGCCCGCGCCATCGAGAATGCCTGTTGGCTCGTCGCGGCGGCCCAGACCGGCACGCACGAGGACGGGCGTAGCACTTACGGGCATTCGCTCGTGGTCGATCCGTGGGGCAAAGTAGTGCTCGATATGGAGACGACGGCAGGCCTGGCCGTCTGCGAGATCGACCCTGCCGCCGTCGACGATGTTCGCAGCCGCGTCCCGGTCATTGCTCATCGCCGTGCCATTCCGGTCCCAGCATGA
- a CDS encoding DUF1178 family protein → MIVFDLKCAQGHGFEGWFADSDSFADQRDGGQIPCPYCGSTAVERALSVPRIGAKGNRSEPAELVQKLAGLQAEMLKDSKWVGDDFARQARAMADGDTPQATIHGQATIGQAKELHDDGITVMPLPFAVVPPEQQN, encoded by the coding sequence ATGATCGTTTTCGACCTGAAATGTGCGCAGGGCCACGGGTTCGAGGGCTGGTTCGCCGACAGCGATTCCTTTGCGGACCAGCGCGACGGCGGGCAGATTCCCTGTCCCTATTGCGGCAGTACGGCGGTCGAACGTGCGCTGTCGGTGCCGCGGATAGGCGCGAAGGGGAACCGCAGCGAACCGGCCGAACTCGTCCAGAAGCTCGCCGGGCTACAAGCCGAAATGCTCAAAGACTCCAAATGGGTCGGCGACGATTTCGCCCGGCAAGCGCGCGCGATGGCCGATGGCGACACACCGCAAGCCACGATCCATGGCCAAGCGACGATCGGCCAAGCGAAGGAGTTGCACGACGACGGGATCACGGTGATGCCGCTGCCGTTTGCCGTCGTCCCGCCCGAACAACAGAATTGA
- a CDS encoding aromatic ring-hydroxylating dioxygenase subunit alpha, with product MADDSDIIARRPGPSVQEVFDTDFIAPPAVLRSESPPEGQSSEDVSAERYYSRDWHEREVEKIWRKTWQLACRIEEIPEVGDQIVYDIVNDSLVVVRTAPNTVKAYINSCLHRGTLLRTEAGNAKQIRCPFHGWTWDLDGKLKVIPGQWDFPHVDKGKMCLPEAQVGQWGGFVFVNFDKDCESFESYLENLPAHFEAFELEKRYKAAHVAKIMPCNWKLGMEAFIEAYHVPAAHPQVVTYYGDSNTQYDVWPGVRHVSRMLSVQGVPSPAMKHVAPEVTVADLRRDAPFYAGKPIEVGPGETARGKLAERAREKISRSSGTDMSGLSDSEALDLIEYLLFPNMVPWGGQALPIVYRFRPNGDDPDTHIMEIMFLFAKAPDGSHPPPARMNMLGPDQNWIDASELGSAAMVADQDTDNLRRIQKGLKTSRKPGVTFARYQESRLRHFHATLDAYLAR from the coding sequence ATGGCGGACGATAGCGACATCATCGCGCGGCGGCCCGGGCCGTCGGTGCAGGAGGTGTTCGACACCGATTTCATCGCGCCGCCCGCCGTGCTCCGCAGTGAATCGCCGCCTGAGGGACAGAGCAGCGAGGACGTCTCTGCCGAACGCTATTATTCGCGCGACTGGCACGAGCGCGAGGTCGAGAAAATCTGGCGCAAGACATGGCAGCTGGCGTGCCGGATCGAGGAGATCCCCGAGGTCGGCGACCAGATCGTCTATGACATCGTCAATGACTCTCTGGTGGTCGTGCGGACGGCACCGAATACGGTGAAAGCGTATATCAATTCATGCCTGCACCGTGGCACGTTGCTCCGCACCGAGGCGGGCAATGCCAAGCAAATCCGCTGCCCCTTCCACGGCTGGACATGGGACTTGGACGGCAAGCTGAAGGTTATCCCCGGCCAATGGGATTTCCCGCATGTCGACAAGGGCAAGATGTGTCTGCCCGAGGCGCAGGTCGGCCAATGGGGCGGGTTCGTGTTCGTGAACTTCGACAAGGATTGCGAATCGTTCGAGAGCTACCTCGAAAACCTGCCCGCGCATTTCGAGGCGTTCGAGCTGGAGAAGCGCTACAAGGCCGCGCACGTCGCCAAGATCATGCCCTGTAACTGGAAGCTGGGCATGGAGGCATTCATCGAGGCGTACCATGTGCCCGCCGCGCACCCGCAAGTCGTGACCTATTACGGCGACAGCAACACGCAGTACGACGTCTGGCCGGGCGTGCGACATGTATCGCGCATGTTGAGCGTGCAGGGCGTGCCCTCGCCCGCGATGAAGCATGTCGCGCCCGAGGTCACCGTCGCCGACCTTCGCCGCGATGCGCCCTTCTATGCGGGCAAACCCATCGAGGTCGGTCCCGGCGAAACCGCGCGCGGGAAACTTGCCGAACGCGCACGCGAGAAGATTTCGCGTTCGTCCGGTACCGATATGTCGGGGTTGTCCGACAGCGAAGCGCTCGACCTGATAGAATATCTGCTCTTCCCCAATATGGTCCCCTGGGGCGGGCAGGCGCTGCCCATCGTCTATCGGTTCCGCCCCAATGGCGACGACCCCGACACGCACATCATGGAAATCATGTTCCTGTTCGCCAAAGCGCCCGACGGATCGCACCCGCCGCCCGCCAGGATGAACATGCTGGGGCCGGACCAGAACTGGATCGACGCGTCCGAACTCGGCTCGGCGGCGATGGTCGCCGATCAGGACACCGACAATTTGCGCCGCATCCAGAAGGGTTTGAAAACTTCGCGCAAACCGGGGGTGACCTTCGCCCGCTATCAGGAGAGCCGCCTCCGACATTTCCATGCGACGCTCGATGCCTATTTGGCGCGCTAG
- a CDS encoding DUF3237 domain-containing protein yields the protein MDMLAHRHLTTLALDVDFAAVVPIGAIPAGHRGIAPVTGGRCTGERLSGTVLPGHDWFVTRADGVLVIDVRLTLKTGDGATIYIAYTGRMVGRGDAMARFRKGERLAAEDYSLIIVAKFECGDPRYAWLNDAIVVGTGAQTVTGPIYTLFEIGR from the coding sequence ATGGATATGCTCGCCCATCGTCACCTGACGACCCTCGCCCTCGACGTCGATTTTGCCGCTGTCGTGCCCATTGGTGCGATCCCCGCCGGTCATCGCGGGATTGCGCCGGTGACGGGTGGACGGTGCACGGGGGAAAGATTGAGCGGCACCGTCTTGCCGGGACATGACTGGTTCGTGACGCGCGCCGACGGTGTGCTGGTCATCGACGTACGGCTGACGCTGAAGACGGGCGATGGTGCGACCATCTATATTGCTTATACCGGACGCATGGTCGGGCGGGGCGACGCAATGGCGCGCTTTCGCAAAGGCGAGAGACTGGCGGCGGAGGATTACAGCCTGATCATCGTCGCGAAATTCGAATGCGGCGATCCGCGTTATGCTTGGCTTAATGACGCGATCGTCGTCGGCACGGGCGCACAGACCGTGACGGGTCCTATCTATACCCTGTTCGAGATCGGACGTTGA